One Ignavibacteria bacterium DNA segment encodes these proteins:
- the queA gene encoding tRNA preQ1(34) S-adenosylmethionine ribosyltransferase-isomerase QueA, with amino-acid sequence MKLSQFKFTFPKTMIAKSPKTPRDMCKLMVIDKETREIKSQKFKNVIDYMNEGDVLVLNDSKVFPARLYGNKEKTKAKIEVFLLRQLSESENIWDVVVDPARKVRIGNRIFLNKNVFCEVIDNTTSRGRIVRFNVKEDFKKIIDKLGKTPLPYYIKREPTEKDRELYQTVYAKNVGSVAAPAAGLHFTKELLKKIEKKGVKIAYITLHLGLGMFRLVEVEDLSKHRMDSEYYEITPEYSDMINQAINKRKKVIAVGTSVCRALESSVITGSFVRPTKGWTDRFIHPPNSMSIVDKLITNFHLPQSTMLMLACTIAERDDVMKAYKKAIKEHYKFLAYGDAMMVV; translated from the coding sequence ATGAAATTATCCCAGTTCAAATTTACTTTTCCGAAAACCATGATTGCGAAGAGCCCTAAGACTCCTCGCGATATGTGTAAACTAATGGTTATCGACAAGGAAACACGCGAGATTAAATCACAAAAATTCAAAAATGTTATCGACTACATGAATGAAGGCGATGTTCTCGTGTTGAATGACAGTAAGGTCTTTCCTGCCCGTCTGTATGGCAACAAGGAAAAGACTAAGGCGAAGATTGAAGTCTTTCTGCTTAGACAGCTTTCTGAATCAGAAAATATATGGGATGTTGTTGTTGACCCCGCAAGAAAAGTTCGTATTGGTAATAGAATTTTTCTGAATAAGAATGTCTTTTGTGAAGTTATCGATAATACAACTTCCCGGGGTAGAATAGTTCGTTTTAACGTTAAAGAAGATTTCAAGAAAATTATCGATAAGCTGGGTAAAACTCCGCTGCCTTATTATATTAAGAGAGAGCCGACTGAAAAGGATAGGGAATTGTATCAGACTGTTTATGCTAAGAATGTCGGATCGGTCGCTGCTCCCGCAGCAGGATTGCATTTCACGAAAGAACTTCTGAAGAAAATTGAGAAAAAAGGTGTCAAAATAGCGTACATCACTCTGCATCTCGGTCTTGGAATGTTTAGACTTGTAGAAGTCGAAGACCTTTCAAAGCACAGAATGGATTCGGAGTATTATGAAATTACTCCGGAGTATAGCGACATGATTAATCAGGCAATCAATAAACGCAAAAAAGTTATCGCCGTTGGTACTTCAGTTTGCCGTGCCCTTGAATCGAGCGTTATTACAGGTTCTTTTGTGAGACCAACAAAAGGTTGGACTGACAGGTTTATTCATCCGCCTAACTCTATGAGTATTGTTGATAAACTTATTACCAATTTTCATCTCCCGCAAAGCACTATGCTTATGCTCGCATGCACTATTGCTGAACGCGATGACGTGATGAAAGCTTACAAGAAAGCAATCAAAGAGCATTACAAGTTCCTTGCTTACGGCGACGCAATGATGGTTGTATAA